One genomic window of Serinus canaria isolate serCan28SL12 chromosome 4, serCan2020, whole genome shotgun sequence includes the following:
- the FGG gene encoding fibrinogen gamma chain encodes MMGLRLCSWAPLGFLLSLLFSTSVAYTATRENCCILDDRFGSFCPTTCGIADFFSKYQSTVDNDLLEMESLLQRISNATITSDHLIQHIQDLYPSEKQTLPNSIDDFTQKSRKIIEEISRYENTILSHETTIQQLTDAHIMNGNRITELKQKIAQLESLCQEPCKDRTEILETTGRDCQDIANKGARKSGLYFIKPQRAKQSFLVYCEIDSYGNGWTVLQRRLDGSEDFSKNWVQYKEGFGHLSPDDTTEFWLGNEKIHLITTQSTLPYTLRIELEDWSGKKSTADYAVFRVGSEEDKYRLTYAYFIGGEAGDAFDGFDFGDDPSDKSYTYHNGMRFSTHDNDNDNYEGNCAEQDGSGWWMNRCHAGHLNGKYYIGGVYTSEDAGPSGFDNGIIWATWRDRWYSMKKSAMKIIPFNRLSVDGQQHNLGNVKQVGDA; translated from the exons ATGATGGGGCTgaggctgtgcagctgggctcccctggggtttctcctctccctgctcttttcTACCAGCGTGGCG taCACTGCTACCAGAGAAAACTGCTGCATATTGGATGACAGATTT GGTAGCTTCTGCCCAACAACTTGTGGCATTGCAGATTTCTTTAGTAAATACCAATCCACTGTGGATAATGACCTGCTGGAAATGGAGAGTCTTTTGCAGCGGATTTCTAATGCCACAATAACATCAGACCATCTGATCCAACACATCCAAGACCTCTATCCTTCAGAAAAGCAGACATTACCAA attCAATTGATGACTTCACTCAAAAGTCCAGGAAAATAATTGAAGAAATTTCTAGATATGAAAACACTATATTGTCTCATGAAACTACTATACA ACAGTTGACAGATGCACATATAATGAACGGCAACAGGATCACAGAGCTGAAACAGAAGATTGCCCAGCTTGAGTCCCTCTGCCAGGAGCCATGCAAGGACCGGACTGAAATTCTGGAGACAACTGGAAGAG ATTGTCAAGACATTGCAAATAAGGGTGCAAGGAAAAGTGGACTGTACTTTATCAAGCCCCAAAGAGCCAAGCAGTCTTTCCTAGTCTACTGTGAGATTGACTCATATGGCAATGGCTGGACAGTTCTACAAAGG agacTGGATGGGAGCGAAGACTTCAGTAAAAATTGGGTTCAGTACAAGGAAGGATTTGGACATCTTTCTCCAGATGACACCACTGAGTTCTGGCTGGGCAATGAAAAGATACATTTAATAACTACACAGTCCACTCTGCCATACACCTTACGAATAGAGCTGGAGGACTGGAGTGGCAAAAAAAG cactgctgactACGCTGTGTTCAGAGTGGGGAGTGAAGAGGACAAGTACCGCCTGACTTACGCCTACTTCATCGGGGGTGAGGCCGGGGATGCCTTTGATGGATTCGATTTTGGGGATGACCCGAGTGATAAATCCTACACCTACCACAATGGCATGCGGTTCAGTACCCACGACAATGACAACGATAACTACGAAGGCAACTGCGCTGAGCAGGATGGATCTGGCTGGTGGATGAATAGATGTCATGCTGGCCACCTCAATGGCAAATATTATATAG GTGGTGTGTACACATCAGAAGATGCTGGTCCATCTGGATTTGACAATGGCATTATCTGGGCAACCTGGCGTGACCGGTGGTACTCCATGAAGAAATCTGCTATGAAAATCATCCCATTCAACAGACTGTCAGTAGATGGACAGCAACACAACTTGGGCAATGTCAAACAG gtTGGAGATGCATAA